gatgatagcagggtgaacaggcagtggctcaagtggttgatgtccttgacaTCGGgtcctgtaggtgtcctggaggacaggtagtatgcccctggtgatgcgttgggcagactctAGAGAGCCgtgcggttgcaggcggtgcagttgtcgtaccagtcggcgatacagcccgacaggatgctctcaattgtgcacctgtaaaagtttgtgagggctttaggtgccaagacaaatttcttcagcctcctgaggttgaacaggcgctattgcgccttcttcaccacactgtctgtatgggtggaccatctcaatttgtcagtgatgtgtatgccgaggaacttaaaactttccaccttctccactgcggtcccgttgatgtggatagtggggtgctccctctgctgtttcctgaagtccacaatcatctcctttgctttgacgatgttgagtgagaggttattttcctggcaccactcccagagcccttacctcctccctgatggctgtctcgtcattgttggtaatcaagcctactactgttgtgtcgtctgcaaacttgatgattgagttggaggcgttcttggtcacacagtcatgggtgaacatggagtagagagggctgagcacgcacccttgtggggcccacatgttgaggatcagcgaagtggaggtgttgtttcctaccttcaacacctgggggcggctgtcaggaagtccaggaccaagttgcacagggcggggttcagacccagggcctcaagcttaatgttGAGCTTGGAGTTGAATGCTKAGCTAYagtcaatgaacagcattcttacataggtattcctcttgtccagatgggatagggcagtgtgatggtgattgcatcgtccgTGGATCTATTGGCGCAgcaagcaaattgaagtgggtctagggtgacaagtaaggtagaggtgatatatGATCCTTgagtagtctctcaaagcacttcatgatgacagaagtgagtgctacagggcgatagtcatttagttcagttcccTTTCTTGGgtaaaggaacaatggtggccatcttgaagcatgtggggacagctgactgggatagggagagattgaatatgtccgtaaacacaccagccagctagtctgtgcatgctctgaggacgcggcttgggatgccgtctgggccggcagccttgcgagggttaacgcgcttaaaatgtcttactcacgttggccacggaggagagcccacagtccttgatacCAGgacgcgtcggtggcactgtgttatcctcaaagcgggcgaaggtgtTWAGCTTGCCCGGAAGCAAGACACTGtccgcgacatggctggttttccttttgtagtccgtgattatctgttgaccctgccacatacgtctcgtgtctgatccgttgaattgcgactacacttttgcctgtttgattgccttgcggaggaaataactacactgtttgtattctgccatattcccagtcgccttgctatgattaaatgcggtggatattggcggaaactggaacacgctgtcatacacgtcgatccagagcatcccatgtCTGGTGAGTACAAAGGCCATgggagaactgggacattttcagcttccaggaattctgtacagatccttgcgacattgagctgtgcattatcatgctgaaacatgaggtaactgtatcagatgaatggcacgacaatgtgcctcggaatctcgtcacggtatattggtgcattcaaattgacatcaacaaaatgcaattgtgttcgtagcttatgccatACCAGAACCCCATTATagggcactgttcacaacgttgacatcagcaaMCCGCTCGCCCATACGACACCGYGTGTACGGTTGTGAGgtcagttggacgtactgtcaaattctctaaaacattggMGGCGGCTTATGGTAAGGAAATGAACAtaaaaatgatctggcaacagctctggtggacattcctgcagtcaccatgtcaattgcatgctccttcaaaacttgagacatctgcagCATTGTGTTGTGGAACAACTGCTCATTTTAGAATGGCctcgtccccagcacaaggtgcacctgtgtaatgatcaagctgtttaatcagcttcttgatatgccacgcctgtcaggtggatggataatcttggcaaaggagaaattctcactaacagggatgtaaacagttgtgcacaacattttagagaaataatatttctgcgcgtatggaacatttctgggatcttttatttcagctcatgaaaaatgggaccaacactttacatgttgcgtttatttttgttcagtagtgtatgtatatatatatatcctataaaatattatatttgacATGCCTGAATCTAATACACTATATTTTACATGTATGAATTTGACCAGATTCTGTGCATCAACAAGACAAGGGGAAGACTAAATAACATAAAGAACAGTACCAAGCCACACTGATACTGTATCTACAAAAACTATTGTTGTCTTCATTACTTTGGCTTTAGTGACTGCGTTGTGCAGTAAAACTCAAACATCAGGGTGTGAGATAtcacaacaaaaaacattcattACAAGACAGTGGTCGCAAATGGATTGACACTGACGATGTGARACAAGAAAAGCATGACGACTCAAAAAGCTATGTCGTAAGGAAGCATGTTGTTttacgtctcacacacacacaaactgtttgCTGTTGTATTTGTGCTTTTGCCAATGTCTTGTCTGTGTTATCCGATTTGTCTTGCATTGTTTTTaacccccgtccccacaggaggcatttgccctcattataaataagaaatagttcttaattgacttgcctggtcaaacaatggttaaataaaaaatgtaatatagtgCCAGCATTAAAAATTACAAATAACACAACTATGGTTTGCCAACTTCCAGGTAATATCTATAAGCACACAGTGGTCTCATTTTATGTTCATTTCAACAAGGATGCGAAACAACTTGCTTATTCACTTGGAGCATCCAGTAGAGTGATTGTTTTGTCGCTAACTTGTCATCAACATATCGGCTagtccacacacatacacacacacacacacctttgcatCCAGtatatatacagaacaaaaatataaaacgcaacatgtagtgttgctcccatgtttcatgagctgaagtaaaagatcctatgccctcccaggcccacccatggctgcgcccgtgcccagtcatgcgaaatccatagaATGGAACCTCATTtcttgatttccttatatgaactgtaactcagtaaaatctttgaaattgttgttttatttaatatatatatatatataataaaagcgCACACACATATAATCATCAGTTAGCAAGCTCCAGTGTAACAGTTTGTCCTCAATGAAGATCAAACAAGGGATGTTCTCTATTCTCTgggaaccaaacagaagcaagCGGGCTGAAATGGGACTGGGAATCGGATCTACCTGAaagtgtccaataagaaacttgtGTTTCCATTGCAAATTGTTTAGCTATggtttgcactaatgaatacaccctggACCAGTTGGTGGTCACAGCACTGTCATATTCCCCAAACAGATGGAGACACATTACCTTGACTCTCCACTGCTGTTGCTCACACCCTCGTCTTCACTTCGTCCAGCCATCTCTTACGAGTCCCAGATATATGAGCTTCTGAGAAAATGTTATAATCCAAGCTGCCCTGGTTTACGTGTTGGATGCAGTTCACCTGTAAAACCAAAAGCCGCaaaaattttaaaataaaataccatTTTGAAGtatgtacattcagtgtatttaAACGAGATAGGCATTTCGTCAATAGTCCTCGTAACTTTTAATAGTTGCATGTGTTTTAGGTTCATAACGTGACTGTTCTAGATTCACAACCWTGTACAAACTGAGAAACAAGTAATTTGCTAAACAAATACATTCAATGTTTTATCCTTAAATTGATATAAACGTTTCCTGATTATGGTTTGACTGCTTCCTAGTGACTGTTTGCCCTGCTTCCCATGTAAGATAGCTACAAGAAAAACAGTATTCAATAAACCCGGTGTGTTGTTTATAGCCATCCAGCTATTCTAAACTTGTTTAACATTATATGACGTTAGCTAgttagtagctagctacattgaacTATAGAGCAAATTAGCTAACACATAAATCCTGCTGGTTTGTTTTCATCCCTGTCATATTAGCTAGCTTCCTACGTCTGAATGCAAACGGTAGCGGTAAGTTACCAAGCCAGCGCTTTTCCGACCGCACAGGCCTGTTGTGAGGCCTGCACAGCATGCGAGTTTCGCGCACTGTCCTGGACAATGCGCCGCACTCCAGATCTCTTTCGCAGGAGGCCCGAAGCAAGATAGTACCACGCCTACAGTATTCTTCTCTCGCATACATCGACAAACAGAGTTGCGCAGCAAGCCAGTAAACTAGCAATGGCAAACCAAGCTCTGGCTGTGTGCAGAAGACAGATTTATTTCTGAGATGTTTAGCATTAAGCGCATCATTTCAGCTGCTAGCTTTTGGCGGAATCATACTGATGCTAACTGCCCAGCTATAAACTAATATATAGCAATCCGTCTATGAGCGTAATACATTTAAATCCATATTTTTCCTCTCTAGCCATGAAAAGTTGTTTGCTAACCTAGCTAGTTGCTAGCTGATGTTCTAGCTAAACAGTAAACTGAACTCAagaccactaactagctagcacaCTGGCCTTGAAAGAGGAAAAAGCAACTAACCTTAAGCCACGTGAAACAATATTTCGCTAACAATAGCAAGTTATGGACGTTTAACAAAATATTTTCCACTTGTGGCAAATATTTACCCAGTTATCCTTTATTTTTTCATATGTGGACAACTGAATGACCTAgttagcttactagctagcttAACAGTCACATTTTAGCAAACAAACTAGCTAGGTACTGTAGCTTAGCTGACAAGCTAGCTAATCTAACAAACCAGGTCATGGGGAAAGTGTTAGGTAGGTTTTTACATAAAACTTGTAGCCAATTGTGATTGTACCATTGTTTCTAACAGTGCTCTAATCAATATATGCAAATTCCCATGACCTCAAACACATTCACATACTCATCACGTTTTATAATCACCCTTTTCCCGCACTCCCAAGCTAGCTCCCTCGTTGCTAATAGCTAACAAGAGTGTTTATCAGTCGCTTACTTCCCAAAATCTAGCTAGGTGACAGGCTCCTTGCTTTCTATGGAGTTATTTAACTAAACTAAGCAATAATACCGATATAAATGCctaaaaaattaattaaatcgGGGTTTGTTTAGTATTTTAGGCTACCTTGAAGCTACGGCGAACTGCCAGTCTGATTCTGCCGTCCGACTTCAGTGGtccttttttcttattttctttggCTAGCGAACTAGCAGCTAaagatagcttgctagctagctcccGGGCCGGGGAGAGCAGCCCCAACTGATCTTACTAGAATTCGAGCCAAGTTTCTTGATTTCTTCCTCCAGAAGTGTAAAATATGTTTCACTTTTAATTTTCCGTTTTGAATTCGAAACAATATATGATTAATTTACAGCGATTGTAGATAACATTTCAGCTGCGGGTCCTACTACAGCCGGTCTCCGCCATGACGCCGTCGAGTTCTCTCTGTAACATTAGCGATGTTGAGTGTGGAAACCCCGGGTAGTGACGTAACGACGATGTTTTGCAGTCTCCTACAACTGCAAACTACAACAAACGAAAGGTGACAGTAGTCGGCCTATTATGTGAAATATAGTTGTAATTATAAAACAGAGGTAGGTAGTAGTCCACATGATAATTAAATAGCATTGGGTTGAGTGCTGGTTAGATTGACACCCTTCACTGCAATGCTTGCTTCAACCAAGCATTAACCTGCTTCAAATAATTTAATCACAATTTATCTATTTGGACAAATACTTAAAATTACCCTCTACATCTCTTATAATGGTcctcatcaccacattcttatgtAGATGATGTAACTGTTTCTAGAACTCCCTCTGCCAGAGGAGAAATATATTCTTGGGTAAATCAAGCCTCCTGAATCTCAATATAAAGGACAAATGCAAACTAACAATTTAACAGTATAAAGTAAAATTTACAACATATTGAATGGTTATGGAATTGAAATGAGTGCAGGtttcaacaggttatggtcaggGATATCTAGCAGAATAACATGAGATCGGTGGTCAAAATTCAACTGTGGTGGTTATTAGGGGGGGgggattgccagggacctcacgttactatattatcacgatacttcgTTGCAGATACGATATGTTttgtgattctcacgattctatatgtattgcgattcaatacgGTGATTCTatggtccaaacatattgctcaccatgtctgctgcagagggacaagagagtgcCATGataaaacaagttttgatcagccatggaaataaaagtgctgaaaacaaattgactccttatttaaaaagaagatggagaacaagctatgaaggaaaaatactggagttttggtctTAGGTACCAACTAGTGCAAAATTAGTCTTGGGATATTGTCAAAGCGAtacgatatatcgtcaaaaataatatcacgatatgtaactgtattgaAACCCCCCCTGCTCCCATCACTAGTGGTARTACAACTGGTGTGCTTTTATACGGACCTAAAGGACCAAAAGGCTCGGCCCAATGGCTGTCAAACCTAATTTAGGTCTGGCGGTAACTAAAACGATAGAGGAAAATGAACGAACAAAGATGATCTGTGGGGCATATTATTTTGGGGCCTCCATCCACTATTGTTATTCAGACAACAGGTCACGTGACATGACCTAGATTTCTTAGTGCTCCCTCAGCTCCCCTTTAGTTGGATGTCTGTAGCGGCTTTTGTGTATTGCCCTCTGGGGGAATCTTTAGAAAGTCCATTTAGTTTTGAATTACTTTCATGTTCTAGTCATCAATATGGAGTAACAGGTAGGTCTGGTACTTTTGGGGGAATTGGTAATACATTCACTGAACTTTGGCATTGACTAGTTTCCATATTTGAAGTGTACACAGACGTAGGTTGATTGAACCAGGGAGTTAAGCCCCACACACAATGCAGCTCAGTGCTACAATGTCCTCCAAGACATTAAGTTGAGTTTTAATGCTACATTTTTGTAATGCAAATACATCAACATGAAGCTAATGCTTTTATGAATGAAGCAGTTCTCTTTTCAAAGGGAAGTATGCAGAGATGTTGTTGAATTTCCAAAACTGTCTGCTTAGGTTTCTGAACACAGTACCTTTAACACATTTGGGCGATACAAATACCATAAACATATATTTACTTGACCAGTGGTAGCCATATGTTCGATTATTCTTTTAAGCTAGAAGAAGCTACAAATTCGTATTACTGTGTAATCATTATGTAATCAAAACAAAAAGTAGACAGTAAACATTAATGACTGAACAGACGCATTATTGCAATGAAAAACAGGGTATTATTTTAGATTTGGAGGATACATACGTAACACAGAGAACatcaaagtaaaacaaaaaaacaacattaaaaataCTCATATTATACTTTCTGCATGTAAGTAAAAGTCCAAAACGTTTTTATTTTCGTATCTGAAGAGACCTGTgagaaacaaaaataataaattgcGTTAAGACTGAAATATAAACCAGCATCTGGAAGCACTGTAAGAAGTCAGTTTGTCATGTTCACATACCGGTGTCTATTAGGGTCTCCATTTCAAACACTACTGTCAAAGGCCTTAAATTTCAGTTTGAGCTGTGTCCCCTCCTTTGGAATCCCGCCTTTGCGTTGTCGTGTCCCAAGCCGATGCCTCTCAATCTGCACTTCCAGACCGTGTGTGATTACGAGGGCCAGCCAGAAGGGGTCTCCCATGACCCTGCATATCACACCGTACCACTCTAGTACACTCAGCTCCAAGCCCAGTGCCTGCATCTGCCTCTGGAGCAGGCAAGTGACCACCAACAGCATCACGTCGTACAGCGTCAGCCARACCGCAAAGCCCAGGATGCCCACATGCTGGTTGGCCCAAACTGCTCCGAGCATGCACAGGGTCAGCAGTAGGGTGATGCCACCCAGGATAAGCAGAGAGTAGTAGTAACCGAAGCACACCTGGGGCAGAAACTGGGAGCCTGTGATGTTGTTTGTGCTCTCCTTGGCTGTGCGCAGATGGCCAAACTCAAAGACCATTTGCATGACGCCCACCATCAAAAAATAGAGTCCTCCTACTATGGAGCCCTGGTAAGGGGTCATGCCACACAGGCCTGAAGACAGAAGTAGCTTCATGGTGACAATCACAGTCCAATGGGACAgaggagagtgagatggagagaataGATGAAAACAAGGAGACAGATGGTGAAAGGGTAAAGGAGTTCTAGTGGTTGAGAGGCAGAattggaaaataaatatttaaaaacacaGAGGCGAGGAGTCAGTCAGATTTGTTATCATTCCATCACAATGTCTCATTGAAAGAGGTCAGAACTCTTCTCGCTTAATATTCACAGTGGACGGCTGAGACTATGCAGAACAATCTGTTCCCTCCTGGAAGAGAGGGAAGTCCACAACAGCACCTGAAGGGAGGAATCAGAAGACTGCATTAtgtttgaaaacaaaatattGGAGACGGGCATGATAATAGATTATTATTGCAATAAAACTGATCTCACACTGACACCAAACATAGGACAGGTaacagtagctactgtagctacaggATAAAACTGTCACTGAAAACTGCTGGGAGAGAAATCAGCTGTCATGAGGATGACTGTGTAAAATAGGCCTGTCTGTTATTAAATTGAAAACTGTctgtaatgttagcttgctaTCTGATAACACATAGAGACCAATATTTTATCCAACTGTATGAAAATATGTGATGAATGTGTTCAACGTCAAcagaaatttaaaaaatcacaaaCAGCCCAGgcccagctaacgttaactacagtaacgttagctaatgtaaCGTTAATAATAAGTTAGTTGCTAATGTTACAAACAAAGGTGACGCGAAAATATATATWTTTTTTTACAACAATAAATATTAGCTGTGTGGCTCGACTCACTTGCTGGCGGGACGTTTGTTGGAATTGGGCCCTTTGTATTCACACCTTCTTGTTATTTTTCACATTAAAAAATTGCTAGCTAGTTTAGCAATTAACAGGTTCATCCGTTGGCGTTGCGAACCAGATGATGASCGAGGCCAGCAACCGTTGAAAACCCCTAGTGACGCCACGCGTGCCTCGCACTGGCGGATTAGGATACATCATGAAAATCGGTTTCTCACGAAAccgacagtggtggaaaaagtacccaatagttctacttgagtaaaagtaaagataccttaatagaaaattactcaattaaaagtgaaagtcacccagtaaaatcMtacttgagtaaaagtctaaaagtatttggttttaaatatacttaattatcaaaagtaaatgtaattgctaaaatataattaagtatcaaagttgtcaaaaatagaaatagtaaagtaaagtacaaaaaactactcaagtagtactttcaagtatttttYACTTAGGGTACTTtacattcaagggttgttctttatttttactattttctacattgtagtaatagtaaaaacaaaactatgaaatagcacatatggaatcatgtagtaaccaaaaaagtgttaaacaaatcaaaatatattttagattttagattcttcaagtagccagttgcattgatgacagctttgcacactcttgggattctctcaaccagcttcaccttgaatgcttttccaacagtcttgaaggagttcccacatatgctgagcactttttggctgcttttccttcactctgcggtccaactcatcctaaacaatctcaattgggttgaggtcggttgattgtggaggccaggtcatcttatgcatcactccatcactctccttcttggtcaattagcccttacacagcctcgaggtgtgttttgggacattgtcctgttgaaaaacaaatgatagtcccattaagtgcaaaccagatggcgtatcactgcagaatgctgtggtagccatgctggttaagtgagccttgaattctaaataaatcactaacagtgtcaccagcaaagcccccccacaacatctactccatgcttcagggtgggaaccacacatgcagagatcatccgttcacctactctgcgtctcacaaagacacggcagttagaagcaaaaatctaaaatttggactcatcagaccaaagtacagatttccaacagtctaatgtccattgctcgtgtttcttggcccaagcaagtctcttcttcttattggtgtcctttagtagtRggttctttgcagcaattcgacgatgaaggtctgattcacacaatctcctctgaacagttgatgttgagatgtgtctgttacacgaactctgagaagcatttatttggactgcaatttctgaggctggtaactctaatgaacttgtcctctgcagcagaggtaactctgggtcatcctttcctgtggtggtccacatgagagccagttttatcatagcgcttgatggtttttgcgactatacttgaataaactttaaaagttcttgaaattttccggattgactgaccttcatgtcttaaagaaatgatggactgtcatttctctatacttattttagctgttcttgccataatatggacatggtcttttaccaaaaagggctatctCTGTATACTAatcctaccttgtcaaaacacaactgattggctcaaattaattgttcattgaaatgcattccaggtgactacctcatgacgctggttgagagaatgccaagagtgtggaaagctgtcatcaaggcaaagggtggctactttgaagaatctcaaatataaaatatattttgagttatttaacacttttttggttactacatgattccatatgttatttcatagttttgatgtcttcactgttatattctacaatgtagaaaatagtacaaataatgaaaaacccttgaatgggtaggtgtgtccaaacttttgactggtactgtatatagtgccttcggaaagtattctgacccctattataaattgatgaaattgttatttttcctcatcaatctacacacaataccccataatgacaaataattgtagctaatttattacaataaaaaaatggaaatatcacatttacgtaattattcagaccctttactcagtactttgttgaagcacctttggcagcgattacagcattgagtcttcttgggtacgacgctacaagcttgtgtgccttaggtcgttgtcctgttggaaggtgaacctcgcccccagtctgaggtcctgagcactttggagtaggttttcaccaaggatctctctgtactttgctccgttcatctttgcctcgatcctgaccagtctcccagtccctgccgctgaaaaacatccccacagcatgatgatgccaccaccatgc
This portion of the Salvelinus sp. IW2-2015 linkage group LG4q.1:29, ASM291031v2, whole genome shotgun sequence genome encodes:
- the LOC111961128 gene encoding transmembrane protein 217 — protein: MKLLLSSGLCGMTPYQGSIVGGLYFLMVGVMQMVFEFGHLRTAKESTNNITGSQFLPQVCFGYYYSLLILGGITLLLTLCMLGAVWANQHVGILGFAVWLTLYDVMLLVVTCLLQRQMQALGLELSVLEWYGVICRVMGDPFWLALVITHGLEVQIERHRLGTRQRKGGIPKEGTQLKLKFKAFDSSV